One window of the Procambarus clarkii isolate CNS0578487 chromosome 27, FALCON_Pclarkii_2.0, whole genome shotgun sequence genome contains the following:
- the LOC123762741 gene encoding uncharacterized protein isoform X1 — MDPHMTREDAAVCLADGPHRRLYQSLTPPQPQPVKKKKLVNFKLSRKGRLGSDSKDDDRGSSTRERRGTFRSSDKRRGTLKNIDERREAFASFSDSTDIRFFDARDIISFDEMREDVRNFNERGVQNNNEKKEDIRNLNGRRNYIEHYSEQRGNTRNDNDRRQEFNNDNEFKVLESMSRRREDIRNDNRRQEGIRSLDDPGNFRNARQKREAFKNIKERRDDLKNIRKGRENLKSAKEKSETAVNMNDKSESASNIHETSEDSRNVNKIKTVRSVSSTSPDTKSYNAPNNLLKPEFPGSILNHRERSASSNSRATSEHIPLTTMRRKYTSSWEKLRMVAGSNGKGERLNSVVEIVTLKKRKGALAPTIWTPAIPRSVPSPRPANFQNHEEPGKRSYVIAFISKATQSRLRILRRQFTLPFKQPQRHHEWEARGKMYVNWLKGVVSNPHLQDGLIMKGLEIGAVPYPVLYMRERLPDALKEGDGITRTLEGSLAADYVIHQGVYQEVVSWVPELLVTCPSDPSQWARCYIIVGFKTLDGELNTKMETLWKEWTGALYIYCNIDDDLGLKRLSFYRRSSRHHATLFSYLLLVELDTVTRENSLFLLDFTYRMRMRNMTGYISVYQEHLPDGAVDVVPGGSPVPSTAQATAAASGVLLETNALDLTRINI; from the exons ATGGATCcgcacatgacgagggaggatgcAGCTGTGTGTCTGGCAGACGGTCCTCACCGCCGCCTCTACCAAAGTCTCACTCCGCCTCAGCCACAGCCTGTCAAAAAGAAAAAGTTGGTCAACTTTAAACTCTCCAGAAAGGGACGTCTGGGCAGCGATAGTAAGGACGACGACAGAGGATCAAGCACACGAGAAAGGAGAGGAACCTTCAGGAGTTCTGATAAAAGGAGAGGCACCCTTAAGAACATTGATGAAAGGAGAGAAGCTTTTGCAAGCTTCAGCGACAGTACAGATATCAGATTTTTCGATGCAAGAGATATCATAAGCTTCGATGAGATGAGAGAAGACGTCAGAAACTTCAACGAAAGAGGTGTGCAAAACAACAACGAAAAAAAAGAAGACATTCGAAATTTAAATGGAAGAAGAAACTATATCGAACACTACAGTGAACAAAGAGGAAACACTAGAAACGACAATGATAGAAGGCAAGAATTTAATAACGACAATGAATTCAAAGTTCTTGAAAGCATGAGCAGAAGAAGAGAAGACATCAGAAACGACAACCGAAGACAAGAAGGGATCCGAAGTCTCGACGATCCAGGAAACTTCAGAAACGCTAGACAAAAGAGAGAAGCTTTCAAAAACATCAAAGAAAGAAGAGACGACTTAAAAAACATCCGAAAAGGAAGAGAAAACTTGAAAAGCGCCAAAGAAAAAAGTGAAACTGCCGTAAATATGAACGATAAAAGTGAAAGTGCCTCAAATATACACGAAACAAGTGAAGATAGCAGAAATGTTAACAAAATTAAAACAGTTAGGAGCGTGTCTTCTACCTCCCCGGATACCAAGAGCTATAATGCACCCAACAACTTGCTGAAGCCGGAGTTCCCCGGCTCAATATtaaaccacagggagaggtcagcGAGCAGCAACTCCAGGGCGACCTCTGAGCACATTCCTTTGACAACGATGCGCAGAAAATATACTTCCTCTTGGGAGAAGCTACGGATGGTAGCTGGCAGTAATGGTAAGGGCGAACGACTAAACAGTGTCGTGGAAATAGTGACACTAAAGAAGAGGAAAGGGGCATTAGCGCCCACAATATGGACCCCGGCAATACCGCGCTCAGTGCCCAGTCCCAGACCAGCCAACTTTCAGAACCAC GAGGAACCAGGCAAACGCAGCTATGTCATCGCCTTCATATCGAAGGCAACTCAGAGTAGGCTGCGGATACTCAGGCGACAGTTCACTCTACCGTTCAAGCAGCCACAGCGGCATCACGAGTGGGAAGCCAGAGGCAAGATGTATGTAAATTGGCTCAAGGGAGTCGTCTCTAACCCGCACCTTCAGGATGGACTCATCATGAAAGGACTAGAGATTGGCG CAGTGCCGTACCCTGTTCTGTACATGCGGGAGCGGCTGCCTGACGCGCTTAAGGAGGGAGACGGGATCACCAGGACTCTGGAAGGTAGCCTCGCCGCCGACTATGTCATTCACCAAG GCGTGTACCAGGAAGTTGTGTCGTGGGTGCCGGAGCTGCTAGTCACCTGCCCCAGCGACCCGTCCCAGTGGGCGCGATGTTACATCATAGTTGGCTTCAAGACACTGGACGGAGAGCTCAACACG AAAATGGAGACGTTGTGGAAAGAATGGACTGGCGCCCTCTACATATACTGTAACATTGATGACGACCTCGGCCTCAAGAGACTTAGCTTTTACAGGCGCTCCTCACGTCACCACGCAACACTATTCTCctacttgttgttagtggagttGGACACTGTCACTCGGGAgaactcccttttcctccttgacTTCACTTACCGAATGCGGATGAGGAATATGACCGGGTACATTTCCGTATACCAAGAGCACCTGCCTGACGGAGCTGTGGATGTGGTGCCTGGAGGCTCTCCTGTGCCCTCCACCGCTCAGGCTACTGCTGCCGCCTCTGGTGTCCTCTTAGAAACGAATGCCCTTGATCTCACCAGAATTAATATTTAA
- the LOC123762741 gene encoding uncharacterized protein isoform X2, translating to MDPHMTREDAAVCLADGPHRRLYQSLTPPQPQPVKKKKLVNFKLSRKGRLGSDSKDDDRGSSTRERRGTFRSSDKRRGTLKNIDERREAFASFSDSTDIRFFDARDIISFDEMREDVRNFNERGVQNNNEKKEDIRNLNGRRNYIEHYSEQRGNTRNDNDRRQEFNNDNEFKVLESMSRRREDIRNDNRRQEGIRSLDDPGNFRNARQKREAFKNIKERRDDLKNIRKGRENLKSAKEKSETAVNMNDKSESASNIHETSEDSRNVNKIKTVRSVSSTSPDTKSYNAPNNLLKPEFPGSILNHRERSASSNSRATSEHIPLTTMRRKYTSSWEKLRMVAGSNGKGERLNSVVEIVTLKKRKGALAPTIWTPAIPRSVPSPRPANFQNHEEPGKRSYVIAFISKATQSRLRILRRQFTLPFKQPQRHHEWEARGKMYVNWLKGVVSNPHLQDGLIMKGLEIGVPYPVLYMRERLPDALKEGDGITRTLEGSLAADYVIHQGVYQEVVSWVPELLVTCPSDPSQWARCYIIVGFKTLDGELNTKMETLWKEWTGALYIYCNIDDDLGLKRLSFYRRSSRHHATLFSYLLLVELDTVTRENSLFLLDFTYRMRMRNMTGYISVYQEHLPDGAVDVVPGGSPVPSTAQATAAASGVLLETNALDLTRINI from the exons ATGGATCcgcacatgacgagggaggatgcAGCTGTGTGTCTGGCAGACGGTCCTCACCGCCGCCTCTACCAAAGTCTCACTCCGCCTCAGCCACAGCCTGTCAAAAAGAAAAAGTTGGTCAACTTTAAACTCTCCAGAAAGGGACGTCTGGGCAGCGATAGTAAGGACGACGACAGAGGATCAAGCACACGAGAAAGGAGAGGAACCTTCAGGAGTTCTGATAAAAGGAGAGGCACCCTTAAGAACATTGATGAAAGGAGAGAAGCTTTTGCAAGCTTCAGCGACAGTACAGATATCAGATTTTTCGATGCAAGAGATATCATAAGCTTCGATGAGATGAGAGAAGACGTCAGAAACTTCAACGAAAGAGGTGTGCAAAACAACAACGAAAAAAAAGAAGACATTCGAAATTTAAATGGAAGAAGAAACTATATCGAACACTACAGTGAACAAAGAGGAAACACTAGAAACGACAATGATAGAAGGCAAGAATTTAATAACGACAATGAATTCAAAGTTCTTGAAAGCATGAGCAGAAGAAGAGAAGACATCAGAAACGACAACCGAAGACAAGAAGGGATCCGAAGTCTCGACGATCCAGGAAACTTCAGAAACGCTAGACAAAAGAGAGAAGCTTTCAAAAACATCAAAGAAAGAAGAGACGACTTAAAAAACATCCGAAAAGGAAGAGAAAACTTGAAAAGCGCCAAAGAAAAAAGTGAAACTGCCGTAAATATGAACGATAAAAGTGAAAGTGCCTCAAATATACACGAAACAAGTGAAGATAGCAGAAATGTTAACAAAATTAAAACAGTTAGGAGCGTGTCTTCTACCTCCCCGGATACCAAGAGCTATAATGCACCCAACAACTTGCTGAAGCCGGAGTTCCCCGGCTCAATATtaaaccacagggagaggtcagcGAGCAGCAACTCCAGGGCGACCTCTGAGCACATTCCTTTGACAACGATGCGCAGAAAATATACTTCCTCTTGGGAGAAGCTACGGATGGTAGCTGGCAGTAATGGTAAGGGCGAACGACTAAACAGTGTCGTGGAAATAGTGACACTAAAGAAGAGGAAAGGGGCATTAGCGCCCACAATATGGACCCCGGCAATACCGCGCTCAGTGCCCAGTCCCAGACCAGCCAACTTTCAGAACCAC GAGGAACCAGGCAAACGCAGCTATGTCATCGCCTTCATATCGAAGGCAACTCAGAGTAGGCTGCGGATACTCAGGCGACAGTTCACTCTACCGTTCAAGCAGCCACAGCGGCATCACGAGTGGGAAGCCAGAGGCAAGATGTATGTAAATTGGCTCAAGGGAGTCGTCTCTAACCCGCACCTTCAGGATGGACTCATCATGAAAGGACTAGAGATTGGCG TGCCGTACCCTGTTCTGTACATGCGGGAGCGGCTGCCTGACGCGCTTAAGGAGGGAGACGGGATCACCAGGACTCTGGAAGGTAGCCTCGCCGCCGACTATGTCATTCACCAAG GCGTGTACCAGGAAGTTGTGTCGTGGGTGCCGGAGCTGCTAGTCACCTGCCCCAGCGACCCGTCCCAGTGGGCGCGATGTTACATCATAGTTGGCTTCAAGACACTGGACGGAGAGCTCAACACG AAAATGGAGACGTTGTGGAAAGAATGGACTGGCGCCCTCTACATATACTGTAACATTGATGACGACCTCGGCCTCAAGAGACTTAGCTTTTACAGGCGCTCCTCACGTCACCACGCAACACTATTCTCctacttgttgttagtggagttGGACACTGTCACTCGGGAgaactcccttttcctccttgacTTCACTTACCGAATGCGGATGAGGAATATGACCGGGTACATTTCCGTATACCAAGAGCACCTGCCTGACGGAGCTGTGGATGTGGTGCCTGGAGGCTCTCCTGTGCCCTCCACCGCTCAGGCTACTGCTGCCGCCTCTGGTGTCCTCTTAGAAACGAATGCCCTTGATCTCACCAGAATTAATATTTAA